From Magnolia sinica isolate HGM2019 chromosome 13, MsV1, whole genome shotgun sequence, one genomic window encodes:
- the LOC131223227 gene encoding uncharacterized protein LOC131223227, giving the protein MNKKPGDWNCRSCQHLNFSRRDSCQRCGDPRSGDYGCFGGRGGSSFTFSGSDVRPGDWYCSAGNCGAHNFASRSSCFKCGAFKDESASSFDGDAPRSRVGFGFGGSGGGGTGGGAGGGSGRSGWKSGDWICTRSGCNEHNFASRTECFRCNAPRDYSN; this is encoded by the exons ATGAACAAGAAGCCAGGAGATTGGAACTGCAGGTCATGCCAGCACTTGAACTTCAGCCGACGTGATTCCTGCCAACGCTGTGGAGATCCGAGGTCAGGTGACTACGGATGTTTTGGTGGGAGAGGCGGGTCATCGTTTACTTTCAGTGGATCAGATGTCCGTCCTGGTGATTGGTATTGTTCGGCCGGCAACTGCGGGGCCCACAACTTCGCCAGCCGCTCGAGCTGCTTCAAGTGCGGTGCTTTCAAAGATGAGTCGGCCAGCAGCTTTGACGGAGATGCACCACGTTCGAGGGTTGGTTTTGGGTTCGGTGGGAGTGGAGGTGGTGGCACTGGTGGTGGCGCTGGCGGTGGCTCTGGCCGTTCTGGTTGGAAATCCGGTGACTGGATTTGCACCAG GTCTGGATGCAATGAGCATAACTTCGCGAGCAGGACGGAATGCTTCAGATGCAATGCACCTCGGGACTACAGTAACTGA